The Terriglobus sp. TAA 43 sequence TGAAGAAGCGTCTCAGCGACGCGGGCTATCACGTTAAGGTTTCGCACCGCGACATGCCGCAATAGTGCCCTCGAAGTAAAGTTCCGATTTCCAAATGGAGTCTGTCTGAGATGAAAAATCTCTTTGACCCAATCGTGGTGGAGGACACAAGGCGGCGCGTTCTTGATCTGCGTCCGGAGAACAAGCGGCAGTGGGGCAGCATGGATCTCGCTCAAACGCTTGCTCACTGCACCTCAGGCGTTGAAATGGCGATGGGTGTTATCCATCCCAAGCGTGCACCGTTTCCTGCTAGCTTGATCGGCGTGCTTATCAAGCCGTTGGTCTTCCGCGACGATAAGCCGATGCGTCGCAACTCTCCCTCTTCGCCGGAGTTGTTTTCGGCGAAGCCATCAGAGCTTGACTGCATCCATGAGCGTTCTCGGCTTGTCGCCGCAATCGACAATTTTGCCAATCGTGGTCCTGAGGGTTGCTCCCAATACCCGCACCCGTTTTTCGGACCACTCAAGCCCGAACAGTGGGCCATCCTCATGTACAAACACCTCGATCACCACTTGCGCCAGTTTGGTGTTTAAGGGCTGTTGGTCCCAGGTTGAAGCACATTTTGTCCTCTGCGAGATGTCTCGGGAACTCTTACTTATGACATGTGAACGAGTAAGATAAAACCCGTGCTGTACAAGACACTTTGGATGGTTCGGCCCACGCAATGAAACGCATCCTGCGCCTGCTGTGGTATCTGCGCCCTTATCTGCCTTACACCCTGCTGTCCGTGGTCCTCATGGCCATCGTCGGCGCCATGGCTGCTCTGCGTCTCCTGCTGGTCAAGCCCATTCTTGACAACGTGCTCAGCGCAGACCTTCAGAGCACCAAGATTCTGGTCTTCGCCGTTCCACACACCCACTGGCTCATCAACCTCCAGTACTTCGTGCCGAATCGCTTCCACAATGCCTGGACAATCGTGGCCTACGCGCTGTTTGTCTCGGCGGTATTGAAGTCCATCTGCGACTACGCCGGAACATACCTGGTCAATTACGCCGGCTTCGGCATGATCACGGACCTCCGCAACGACCTGTACGGTGCGGTGCTCAAGCGTTCCAGCGCCTTCTTCCAGCGCTACACCACGGGCGCTCTGCTCTCCACGCTGATCAACGACATTGAGCGTGTGCAGATCGCCATGTCCACCGTGCTCAGTGATTTCCTGCAGCAATTCTTCACGCTCCTTTTCACTGCGTGCGTCGTGGTCATCGCGGGCGGCAGACTCGCTTGGATCCTGCTTGGCTTTGTCGTCGTCATCTTCTATTCCGCAAAGAAGATTGGCCGTGGTGTTCGCCGCAGCACCCGCGGCGGCCAGGATCGCCTCTCAGACATTCAGAATCTCCTGCACGAAACGCTCACGGGCAATCGCATTGTGAAGGCGTTCGGTATGGAGATGTGGGAGATGGCTCGTTTTCGCCGCGCCGCGCGCAAACTGCTCCGCGCCAACATGCGCGCTATGGGTATCAGTTCCATCTCATCGCCGCTGATGGATGCGCTTGGCTCCATCGCCATTGCGCTGCTGTTGTTCATCGGCCGCAATCGCATCGTGCATCACCAGATGACGGCTGGCTCGTTCATCACGTTCCTCATTGCGGTCATCGCGCTCTACGATCCGGTCCGCAAATTCGCCATGTACTACAACAGCTTCCAGCAGGCACTGGGAGCCAGCGAAAAGATCTTCCACTTTCTCGACGAGCGTGACGACCTTCCCGAAAAGCGTGACGCCATTCATCTCAGGAGCTTCGAAGAGGGAATCCGCTTCGACGATGTTCGCTTCGGATATCGCGATGAAGACGACGAAGAGAACTTCCACGAAGTCCTGCGCGGCATCAGCCTATACGTGCAGCGCGGCGAAGTGATTGCTCTCGTTGGTCCCAGCGGCGGTGGCAAATCCACGCTGGTCAATCTCATCCCGCGTTTCTTCGATCCCACGGGCGGCAGCATCACGCTCGACGGCAACGACTTGCGCGACGTGCAACTCAGCAGCCTGCGCAAACTCGTCGGCACCGTAACGCAGGAGACGGTGTTGTTCAACGACACCGTGCGCAACAACATCGCCTACGGCCAGCCCGACGTTCCCATGGAGCGTGTCATCGCTGCGGCCACGGCTGCGCTGGCGCATGACTTCATCGAACGCATGCCCGACGGATACAACACCGTCATTGGTGAAAAAGGTTTCCGTCTCTCCGGCGGCGAACGCCAGCGTCTTGCCATTGCCCGCGCCATTCTGAAAGACGCGCCCATCCTCATTCTTGACGAAGCCACCTCTGCGCTCGATGCGGAGAGTGAATCGCTGGTGCAGGAGGCGCTCTCCAACCTCATGGTGCACCGCACGGTGTTGGTCATTGCGCATCGGCTATCCACGGTGCGCCGCGCAGATCGCATCCTTGTCGTGGAACGTGGACAGATCGTGGAAACCGGCTCGCACGCTGAATTGCTCGCGCACGGCGGCATGTATCACAAGCTCTACATGATGCAGTTTGCAGGAGACGATGCACCACCGGACGCTCCGCTACAACCGCAGGGCGTATAAACTCACTTCAAAAGACGGACGAACGACAATGGCAGGTATTCTCTTCATCATCTCTGCGCCCAGTGGCTCCGGTAAGAGCACGCTCGTGGGCGAACTGCGAAACTACGTGGAGGGACTGGAGTTTTCCGTCTCATACACCACCCGCGCACCCCGCGGCAGTGAAGAAGATGGACGCGAATACCACTTCACCACGCGTGAGAATTTCGAACGCATGATCAGTGAAGATGCCTTTCTCGAATGGGCAGACGTTTTCGGCAATTACTACGGAACTGCGCGCGCCGCATTGGCGCAGGCCGCAAAAAACGAGCACGATCTTCTGCTCGACATCGACGTGCAGGGTGCGCTGCAGGTGATGGAACGTGTCCCTGAAGCGGTCTCCATCTTCATCCTGCCTCCCAGCCCGGCCATTCTGGAAACGCGTTTGCGAAATCGCAGCGCCGCAGAGCGTATGACGGACGAAGCTGTGATTGAACGCCGTCTTCGTCAGGCGCATGGCGAACTGGAGCATGTGTCGAAATATCGCTTCGCCATTGTGAACAATGTGCTCGACACCGCGGCAGCAGAACTTCGCGCTATCGTGTTGCAAGCACGTGGTGTTGCGTCGCAGGCAGATGTTGCATTGGCAGACGGATGCCGCACTCAGATATCACCGGAAGGTGTACGTCAGGTGCTGGAACAGTTTGCTGCTGCACCACTGACACCCGCAACAAAGTAACCGTTTCGTCTACTTCTGATAAAAATCTTCGCGCCGTTTCATGCCATCTGGGTTACAGTTGCCTCATGCGGTACGGAGGCAAAGGGAATGAACGAATCTTCGCAAGCCCTGAACGGTATCGACGATGCTCTGCTTAATAAGTACAGCCTGGTAAAGGGAGCCGCACGCCGCGCGCGTCAGCTTCAGTCCGGTGCTGCTCCGCTTGTTCACACCAACAGCATGAAAGCCTGCCGCGTGGCGCAGGACGAAATCCGCAGTGGATCTGTGCGGTATTTCGTAAAGCCTTCTCCGAAGGCCATTCTTCCGTCCGCACTGTAAGTTCCTGTGTTGCGGAAGGTCCGGTGCACCGCCGTCCACAGGGCGAGAACGTTGCTGCGCTCTAGAATGGACACATGGACGGAAGCGCTGAATCACTGCGCGGGTACCTGGAGTACCTTCGCGACTTAGGAATTTACGACGTGTATCGCACCAGCGATCCGTCAGATGATCCTGCGCTCGCCGCATGGTGGAAGTCAGTTGCCACGCCGGTAACAGCATCTGCACCGGCAACTCCGCAACGTCCTGCAAACTCAGGCAGTCCATCTCCACAACGACCCGCCGCGCCTGTGCAGCGTCCTGCCCCAACTCCCACGCCGCAGCGTCCCCCGATGCCGTCGAGCAATCGCGCACCGGACATTGTCATCACACCGCCCACAGCCGCGGCTGCACCGCACGCATACGACTTCGATCAGGCGCCCGCGCCCACAGGACAGCTCGCTCCCCCTGCCATGCCTCTTGTCAGCTTCAACAATCTCGCACCTCTGCCCACAGAGCGCGTTGCGCCTGCGAACAAACTCGCTGCACTGCAAAGCGTCCGCGACACCATCGGTGACTGCACACGCTGCCCGCTGGCCTATGCCGGCCGTCACAACATCGTCTTCGCCGACGGGGACCCCAACGCCGAACTCATGTTCGTAGGGGAGGGCCCAGGAGCTGACGAGGATGCCAGCGGCACTCCCTTCGTAGGCAAGGCAGGGCAGTTGCTCAACAACATGATCAACGCGATGGGCCTCAAACGCGAACATGTCTACATCGCCAACGTAGTGAAGTGCCGCCCGCCGCAGAACCGCACCCCGGAGCCGAAGGAAGCGAACACCTGCTCGCCATTCCTCTTGCAGCAGGTGGACATCGTGCAGCCGAAGGTCATCGTCGCACTCGGTGCAACGGCAGCCACATACCTGCTCGGGGTGAAGCAATCGTTGGCAAACCTGCGCGGCCAATGGCACGACGTACGAGGAGCCAAATGCGCCGTCACCTACCATCCCGCCTTCCTTCTGCGCGATCCACGCCAGAAAGGCGAAGCCTGGAAGGATCTCCAACGCGTCATGGTAGAGCTTGGATTGAAACCCCCTGCAAGAAGCTGACTAAGTCCATTTAGTTATTTCTAGGTCGCAAGGATCACGCGAACGAACAGGCTGGACTATTTCAGTCCAGCCTGTAGTGGCGGTCGATGTTCCATTCGCCTTATTTCGCTGGATTACCTGTCTGCGACACGCTTCGAATCGTCCAGAAATCAGAAGCAAGAGACGCTTCTGTCACATACGAATAGGGCATTTTGAAGTAACCCTTCAGTCCCCACTTCGGACCCCAGGAGTTACGAACCAGGAAATGACGCGAAGCATCGTCATAGCCCACGGCCATCACTGCGTGACCGCCAACCGATTTTTCGCTGCCATTAGGCATAGGAACGATCCCGGTCCTGGCGACGGTAGGACCCTCGAAGGACGAATACACAGTGAAGCCAAATACAAATGGAAACCCTGACGCCAGGCAGCCCTTCATCGTGTTGAGATTCTGGATCAGCCTCTGATAAAGGGTCACCACGTCCTTTTGGGCTTCCTTATATACGCTTGCCGGGGGTTTGGTGCTGAACTTGCCAATCGCATAAGGCCACATCGTTTCAGGCGGCGCACCCTGCGTCGCAACGCTCTTGATCCCATCACGGATCTGCGCACCGGAATCGCTTGCAACGGTGCCCTCGATCACGCGTTCGTTGTAATAAATAAAAAGTCGCGAAGGAACGAACCGTTTTGCTTGATCAAATTCGATAGCTGCGGCGATGGCGTTCGCAGTGCAACTCCCCAGTTGTCCCTGATCGTATACAGGAGGGCACTTGTGCGACAGGTCCACTGAGGCAGGCAGGTCTTTCTGGAAAGGTGTCGGCGCTGCATAAAGAAAATCGCGCTGATCTGGCAGATCAGGAACCCATCCATATTTCTGAATCGTATGTGGAGTTGGTGCAGCCGCCGCCGCTTTTGGGGCAGTACCTTTTTTTGCTTTCGCCATAACTCTCTCCTTGATGACTATCGAAGCTTCGAACTAAGTTCTAAAACGTACAGCTCCCGAGTTGCATCGAAAGCAAAATCATTCGCAACATCACAAATGGCAGCATGTATGGCTCAAATTACCGCCGCCACCTTATTCCATGTCAAGACTTATCTAACCGTTGTTATTAGAAAAGTGCTGACTTAGTGTGTCCGGGCTTCTTATCAATACATCCTGGATAAGCTTCGATGTAGCTTGCGCTAAAGTTCTCTGCGCGACAGCGGCAAGCTACGTAGTCGACGTAAAACAAATCGCCGGCATACCCGCGCGCGGCCAGTGTCATAACCTGCCCCGTCCTTCTCGCCTTTCCTTTGCGACCACGCCAGAAGGGGAGGCCCGGAAGGATCTCAGCGTTATGGCGGGACTGGCTCCGAAGCCACGCTCGCGACCAGTCGTTAGATCGGCAGCGTCGTCTCATTCCGCTTCTCCGCAAAAGAAAACTTGGCATTCTCTCGACGCATGAGTTAGGCTTACCTAAAGACAATTTAGGTATACCTAAATATGTATGGCCAACAAAGCATTCTGATCGCTATTTCACTCGCTCTGTCACCCCTCGCCGCCGCGCAGAAACCAATAGCGCAGGAGGAGGTGACAGTGTTCGCAGACGAGGCGCAACCCCTCGTCAACAGCCCAACGGCTCAACATACGCTGAACACGAAACAGCTTGAGGCAGTGCCCATCTTCAACGCCTCCACGGGATTCACCGACATCCTCACACGCACAACGCCCGGCGTGGCCGCGGACGCGAATGGCTTCGCCCATCCTCTGGGGGAACACGCCGACACCTCCATCTCGCTCGACGGTCAACCCATCACCGACCAGATGGCGAAGGTTTTCTCCAACCAGATCGACCCGAATATCATTCGCAACCTTACCGCCACAACTGGCGCGCCTCCCGCTGAATTCGGCGACAAGACCAGCCT is a genomic window containing:
- a CDS encoding DUF1569 domain-containing protein; amino-acid sequence: MKNLFDPIVVEDTRRRVLDLRPENKRQWGSMDLAQTLAHCTSGVEMAMGVIHPKRAPFPASLIGVLIKPLVFRDDKPMRRNSPSSPELFSAKPSELDCIHERSRLVAAIDNFANRGPEGCSQYPHPFFGPLKPEQWAILMYKHLDHHLRQFGV
- a CDS encoding ABC transporter ATP-binding protein translates to MKRILRLLWYLRPYLPYTLLSVVLMAIVGAMAALRLLLVKPILDNVLSADLQSTKILVFAVPHTHWLINLQYFVPNRFHNAWTIVAYALFVSAVLKSICDYAGTYLVNYAGFGMITDLRNDLYGAVLKRSSAFFQRYTTGALLSTLINDIERVQIAMSTVLSDFLQQFFTLLFTACVVVIAGGRLAWILLGFVVVIFYSAKKIGRGVRRSTRGGQDRLSDIQNLLHETLTGNRIVKAFGMEMWEMARFRRAARKLLRANMRAMGISSISSPLMDALGSIAIALLLFIGRNRIVHHQMTAGSFITFLIAVIALYDPVRKFAMYYNSFQQALGASEKIFHFLDERDDLPEKRDAIHLRSFEEGIRFDDVRFGYRDEDDEENFHEVLRGISLYVQRGEVIALVGPSGGGKSTLVNLIPRFFDPTGGSITLDGNDLRDVQLSSLRKLVGTVTQETVLFNDTVRNNIAYGQPDVPMERVIAAATAALAHDFIERMPDGYNTVIGEKGFRLSGGERQRLAIARAILKDAPILILDEATSALDAESESLVQEALSNLMVHRTVLVIAHRLSTVRRADRILVVERGQIVETGSHAELLAHGGMYHKLYMMQFAGDDAPPDAPLQPQGV
- the gmk gene encoding guanylate kinase, with protein sequence MAGILFIISAPSGSGKSTLVGELRNYVEGLEFSVSYTTRAPRGSEEDGREYHFTTRENFERMISEDAFLEWADVFGNYYGTARAALAQAAKNEHDLLLDIDVQGALQVMERVPEAVSIFILPPSPAILETRLRNRSAAERMTDEAVIERRLRQAHGELEHVSKYRFAIVNNVLDTAAAELRAIVLQARGVASQADVALADGCRTQISPEGVRQVLEQFAAAPLTPATK
- the rpoZ gene encoding DNA-directed RNA polymerase subunit omega translates to MNESSQALNGIDDALLNKYSLVKGAARRARQLQSGAAPLVHTNSMKACRVAQDEIRSGSVRYFVKPSPKAILPSAL
- a CDS encoding uracil-DNA glycosylase, whose protein sequence is MDGSAESLRGYLEYLRDLGIYDVYRTSDPSDDPALAAWWKSVATPVTASAPATPQRPANSGSPSPQRPAAPVQRPAPTPTPQRPPMPSSNRAPDIVITPPTAAAAPHAYDFDQAPAPTGQLAPPAMPLVSFNNLAPLPTERVAPANKLAALQSVRDTIGDCTRCPLAYAGRHNIVFADGDPNAELMFVGEGPGADEDASGTPFVGKAGQLLNNMINAMGLKREHVYIANVVKCRPPQNRTPEPKEANTCSPFLLQQVDIVQPKVIVALGATAATYLLGVKQSLANLRGQWHDVRGAKCAVTYHPAFLLRDPRQKGEAWKDLQRVMVELGLKPPARS
- a CDS encoding C1 family peptidase, producing the protein MAKAKKGTAPKAAAAAPTPHTIQKYGWVPDLPDQRDFLYAAPTPFQKDLPASVDLSHKCPPVYDQGQLGSCTANAIAAAIEFDQAKRFVPSRLFIYYNERVIEGTVASDSGAQIRDGIKSVATQGAPPETMWPYAIGKFSTKPPASVYKEAQKDVVTLYQRLIQNLNTMKGCLASGFPFVFGFTVYSSFEGPTVARTGIVPMPNGSEKSVGGHAVMAVGYDDASRHFLVRNSWGPKWGLKGYFKMPYSYVTEASLASDFWTIRSVSQTGNPAK